TCAACGTACTCAGCCGCGACAATTCTTTATCGAGTTCAGCTTCGCGATCTGAGTAGCGGCCTCGCACCTCCGCCAGGGCCTGACTTAGAGAGGCTGCTAATGCTTCGTTTTCTTTTAAAGCCCGATCCGCGTTTTCAAGCGCCTCTGGTGAGAGATCGTGTTGCTGCTGAAACTGGCGAAACGCTGCCTGCCTGGTGAGCTTTGTATTCTCTTGGAGCAGGATGCGCAGTGCCTCAATGACCGTTGATTTTCCCGCATTCGTCTCCCCGTAAAAGGCGATGATAAACGTCTCCCATTCAGCATTAGAACGCAGGCTGTCAATTGCCTCGTTCAGGCGTGTCTGGAAACTCTCAAGTTGAAGGCGGGCATTGCTGTTAGCTTTCTGTAAGGCAGGGTCGTTTACAGGCAGGGTAAGGTTGTCGAGAATTCGTTCTACTTCCTGCGAGATTTTTTTATAGACCTGCGTAGAGGTCTCACTGGCAACAGACATGCAACATCCTTTTGAATTGATCCATTTGGCGTGGCTGTAATAGGCAGCGTGGGCAGTAACCGCTCAGGTAAAACTTCTGACCGCAGCCCTCCGCGTCACCCAGAGCCTAAAGTTGTTGGCTGGTTCAGGCGCGCCGATCATATACACAGCACTCATCGTTGAATCGGCAGAATGAGAAATTCCTTTAATGGAAACGAGGCAAAAAAGTCATTTAATCGGGCAAGAGAAATGATCCAATGCGCCCATAAACGTCACGACGGCCAGACAGTATCTCTTTAACTTTCCTACAAGGCTTTTTGATCCAATGTTGATTAAGCCCTGGATGTGATTTTTTGGTAGGGATTAGTGTGAAAATGTGATCACAAAACTGATCACCGAAACAGTGATAAAAACTACCAAATGGTAAACAACGTAATGATCAAGCATTCTTAAAAAATGTATAACCTTTATAAAAATCAGGTGCAGATAAGTTACAAGAGGCTTCCTTGCCTCACTGTAAGGTTTTACTCTGATCCTTCTCCGTCAATGATAGACAAAACTCTATCTAAATAAGTCTTACTCATCTTGCTTTCGGTCGCTTCACGCAGATATTTAGGTATACGCTCTACAAACTCAGAGCGTGACAGCGGCTGATGCTCAACTAAAGCTTCAATCATAGCAGGGCGTAGCAATTTACTTTCATCTGCAATATAGGGACACTCTATGTCTATCACCTCTCTGGCAAAACGTTCAAGCCGCAATCTAAGCGGCTCAGCACTATCGCTAAAAGCTGTTACATTCGCACTGGCTTCATGTTCTTCAACAACTAATTGTTCGATAGCCTGCTCTTCAGAATATTCATGTTCAGGAACTGTGGTTTTTAATTGATGTAATTCACGAATAATAGGTTCCAAAACCTCTTCAGGATTACTGAACCAATCTGTGGACCATATACGACGAATCCGCCATCCCAGTCCCTCTAACACATCCTGCCGTAAGCGATCCCTGTCACGAGCGGACTTAGCAGAATGGTAAGTCGCACCATCACACTCAATCCCCATCAAATAACGTCCCTGCTTACCGGGATCACGAACCGCAATATCGATAAAGAATCCGGCTACCCCGACCTGAGGTTCACAACGAAAGCCAGCATTTTCCAGCGCTGTAATAACGGCCACTTCAAAATCACTATCCGGCGCTTTTCCGGTAATCTGAGAAAGCCCATCCATGTTGCCCTTTTCAGCAAAGTGCAAAAAGCCGCGTAAGGCCTGAACGCCACGCTTAGATGTTTCTGTCACCTGAACATCTTCCGCTCGCATTGAACTGAAAACATGCATTCTTTTTTTAGAACGAGTGAAAAGAACGTTTAAGCGACGCCAGCCGACATCTGAGTTGATAGGGCCAAAGCGTTGATATACTTTGCCATCAGCCTCACCCGGCCCATAAGTAAACGAAATAAAGATGACATCGCGCTCATCGCCCTGAACGTTTTCGAGGTTCTTAACAAAGAGTGCATCGCTTTTCGTTCTTAACCGATCAATAGCTGCATCAGCTTGAGAGTCTTCACGACACATTTCGTCAATGGCTCGTTCAATTTGTTCACGCTGCTTTGAGTTCATGGCTACGATCCCCAAAGACTCCTCAGGTGAATGAATTGCATGTAAAGCCACAGCCTTGGCAATAACCCGAGCTTCTTCAATATTATGCTGAGTAATAAAACGACCGTTTTTAACGAAGCTGAATTTAACGCCATACTCTGGAGCATGAGCGTTAGGTGAAGGGAAAACAACTAAATCGCTGTTATAAAAATGACGGTTAGAGTAGGCAATCAGGCTCTCGTGCTGAGAACGATAATGCCATCTTAAACGGCGCATTTTGAAAAGCGGCAAAGAGGCATCAAGAATACTGTCAGTCTGACTTACTGCAGCAGTGTCTTCGTCATCATCATCAATGCCTGCACGATCAAAGAAGCTGGTTGGCGGAAGCTGTTTAGGGTCACCAACTACGACAATTTGCTTACCGCGCGCGATAACTCCCAACGCATCCTCAGGCTTAACCTGTGAAGCTTCATCCATCACAACAAGATCAAATTCAATGTCACCCGGTTGAAGGTAATTAGCCGCAGACATTGGCCCCATCATAAAACAGGGCTTCAACTGGAGCAGTGCGCGACCGGCTCGATTAATAAGTTGACGAATCGGAACGTGCCGCGTCTTCTTGCCGGTCTCGTTTCTGATAAGAGCCATTTCCGTGTAGTCTGCTTTTCTTCCCCCTGATGCGCCCTGGGGAACCGGATTGCTTGCAATGACGGCTGCTATACGTTCACGCTGTAATTTCTGAAGCGCCTTGTCATAGTCACGAAATGTTTTTTGCATGGCGCTCCGGCTATTACCCGACACCCGTAGAAGATGCGGACGTTCAGAAGCAACTTCGCGCGCCAGCTGATCGAAAATAGCCACCTGCAAGCCGGTATCGATTTGTTCAATTGCAAGTGTATGGCTCATGATCGCATCACGGATACGCTGTAGCCCGTTACTTTCAATAGCTTTAGATACGCGGGTAAAATTAAGCCAACCATTTAACCATCGAGGTTTAGATATTGCTTCTTTATTACGCTCTATTAATGCGGAGAGACGATCCTGGCATCGCTGTTGCCATTGCACAATATCAAGCTGAGTCTCCTGTGCAAAATTCATTTGCCGGTCTGTTTGAATTTGCCACTTATGCTCAAGGGCGTGAAAATGCTGTTGCAGGCTTCGGTACTCATCGCCGCCGGATAAATTTTTGATAGCATCAGCCAAATCAGAGTTGTGGGTTTTTTCACGCATTTTTTCTGTAAAAGTAATGGTTTCACTCATCACATTTAGAAGACGCGTATTATCTTTACTTGCTCCGAAAGCCATTTCATTTGCTATCGCAAAAATATCGCCAGGCAACATATCTTCACCTAAAATACGCTGCTTTTCTTGTATTTGATGCAAGATGACGATCTTTTCATTTACTGTCTCCAAAGTAAGTTGCTCAGCTGTAAACCATTGCTGTATTGGAAACAGTGCATCCTTAAGGTTGGCTATAAGTGGTGAAAAAATATTTGTGTTACCGGCCAGTGTTTGAACGTTTTCAGGGAACAAAACGTTTGATGGGATAGTTTCTTCAAACTCTTTCAGTTTGGTCAGATGCTGCGAGATTTGAGTATCCACACCCTGATGTTTTAACTGCTGGATACCTTTGAAAATCTGACTATCCAAAGTGAGTAAAGCGCTGCCTATGGCAACGTTAGCGCCGAAGCCGATACCCCAGACACTACGCACTTTGCTATACCAGTCTCGAAGCTGCCGCATCTGGTTCGGCTCGGTTTCTAATCCTTGATAAAGCTCACCGAAAATTTGGCTAAAATTACGTGCCTCAAACTCAGTTAGTTCTTGAGCATACTGACGAAGCTTGGGCAGTTCATCATAAAGCGTCTTCCATTTTGTATTAGGTTCGCTGGATAAGCCGACTAGCGTATTTTTGGCTTGTCGCCATGAGCCGCTTAACCAGCTAAATAAGCCAGAGTCTTTCAAGCTGCTTTCAATAGTCTTCAGCTGTTCATCATCAGTTACTTTATTCAGTACAAAGCGTGACTTTAACTGGTCGCGCAGGGTATGTAACGATGCCAACCGCTGGCTTAACTCTTCGATCAGCAGCTCGATACCATCATCATCGAACCTTTCATGTCTGTATTTAACTAAATCGCCAGGTAGCTCAAAAGCAACATAAATAAATGTCGCTATTTGACTAAAACCTTGCTGAGTAACAGGAAATCTTTCGGAAACAGAAGATGGTAAAGATTCAAGTAGTGCGGAAAGATGCTCACGATCTGCTTCAAAAGAAACATACATTTGCTCTAAACTACGAATCAGACGTACGACATCAGCAAGCGTGGTCACGCTATCCAGACCAAATGTTTTAGCGATATTCGGGAAGTCAGGCGCAAAAGTCCCTTCCTCAAGGAGACGCAATTTTTCAGGCATCAGGTAGTCAGCCATATGACGATAATCAGCCTGAACGACATTGAAATCCATCAGCCAATTTTTTAAATGTTCAACCTTATTGTCATCAAGCCTGGAGTAAGCCTGAAAATCAGCTTCAGCGGGCAGATCCGGAAGTCGACCGGACAACTCAACTAACTGAGTCTGCCAGCTCATTTCGTCATGATTGGCAGTAACAATCGAATACTGATTTAGAAAATCTGAGAGTGCCTGCTGCCATGAGATTAGCGCTACATTCCATTCATTCAGAACTGAAACAATTCTATCACTGTCGAAAAGCTGGATATCGACGTTATTGATGCCATACCAGGGATGCTCCAATAGTTCAGCCTGCTCACCGACCTGTTGACGAAATTCCACAACGACATCTTTAAACTCTTTGATTTGGTCACGTAGTCTTAACTGCGCCACGCGATTCAATTTCTGCCCGGAAAGGTTTTCTATATGCAGTTGAGTTGGATCGATACCCAGTTCGCGTCGATAGCGTGTCGCCCCGGTCAAAATCTGGTGAACAGTAAGCTCGGTATGCCTCCAGATCTCATTAATTTCCTGAGCGTAACTGTTTAACTGACTCTTTAAATCTTCATAGCGTGAAATCTCTGCGTCAATTTGCGCAGGCGTTTTTTGCAATGACGGATTATGCAGCCTTTTCTGAATATCCTCTAAAACCTTACGCTTATGCGATTTATGACTGTGAAGTTCCAGACAAAAATCACCTAATCCCGCCTTATCAAGTCTGTGTTTTACCACCTCTAGCGCAGCGAGCTTTTCCGCAACAAAGAGAACCTTTTTCCCATTTAGCATCGCAGCGGCAATAAGGTTCGTTATTGTTTGTGATTTCCCCGTCCCTGGTGGGCCTTCGATTACCAAATTTTCGCCGTTTACAGCATCAATCAGAGCGCTATGCTGCGAACTATCAGCATCATAAATAAGCGGAAATTTTTCATGAATGTTATCGAGAGTATCGATCGAATACTCCCTGGACAAGCTCCCTGTATTCGAATTATTTCCCGCCTGAGATGTAAAGAGGCGTTTGATCACTTCATGATTCAGTAAGTTTTTACTGCCTTGAGGCCAACGCTCTGGATCAAGATCCAGATACATCAGCATCTTGCTGAAGTTTAATAAGCTCAATGCTCCGTAGCGACGCACTTTCCAGCGCGGCTTATTCTTTTCGATGATTGCCTGTATTTGCTTGAAGTAAGTTTCAGGCAACATCTCGTCATCAAGGCTGGGCAAGGCAATACCAAAATCGCCCTGTAATTTTTCATGCAGCGACAAATTAGGGATAATATCTTCCCCGGTATAACGTAAGTGGTAACGATAGAGGCCGGCCTGTGGATCGAGCTTACCTTTCTCAAGCGTTACCGGAACAGTAAAGAGTGGAGCAAGTCGAGCCTTATCTGAATCTTCACTTTCATACCATTCCAGAAAGCCAAGGGACAAATAGAGAATACCGGCCCCCGTCTCTTCAATTGCAACCTGCGCCTTACCATGGATAGAGCGCAACACGGCTTCCAGCTCGGCTGGATAGTAAAGTGTCTGAATTTGGTCATCAGTCAGAGATGCATGAACTGATGGTTTACGCAACGGCTTGCCCGCTTTCGTATCGCGCTCAAACTCACCGATATCTTTGTAACCAAGCCGGGTAAGAAGAGAATCCAGATGCTCGCCTGGAAGGTTGGAGTTAGCCTCAGTACTTCTGATGCCTGCTAAAGAGCCCCCGTTTTCTTGCAGATGCTCAAGGATGACATCTCTTGCTTTGATTACCAGCTCATAATCTTCTGATGAGATATTGTTTTGAGCGCTGCTCAGCAACTCATAGCTGGTATTGATACCCAGTTTTCCAGCCCAGGTTTTCGCATCGGGCAAGGGTTTCGTGGCTTTTTCTTCTGCTGAAGAGGCATTTTTTTCCAGATAACCAAATTGCTGTAACTGTGCTTTGGTCGGATCCGGAACAGGAGCGAACTGCATGACCTGTTCTGACCTGAGGGTTTGAAATAGCTGATCTGGCAGCTCATTGATGATACGTAAGGAAGAGTGCTTTTGGTTAACCGGAAAATTTAATAGCCGGTTTCGTGAAGTCAAATCCAGCAATTTACGCCGCATATCCTCAAGTGATTTAAGGATATACCCTTGAGATTCGTCATCGATTGAAGAAGAGTGTTCCGCCATTTCAAACCTTGTAGATCATTAGCAAAAGATTAAAAATTCACCAACCTGCCTGTTTTCAATGTCTTTCAGGAATAAAAGCCGTGCCGCTTAAAGTCATTCTGGCTGTCATGACAAGCTTTGTTTTTATTGCTAAAGCTGGTGAATTCAGAGACAGACCTTACCGGACAAGGGGCTTTTTTAACCTGAATAATCCAACCGGTAAGCATCGCGATAGCAAAATCATACCCTGAGCATTGATGAACACAAGAGGATAATCAATAAGGGAGGTTTAACAAAAGGCACAAAACTGCATATTTGACTTAGTAAGGTCAAAGATCTCACCGAGCTGATTTTGTTGGCTAAAGGCATTAACCAAGCACTTTATTTGTGCAAAAATAGGTCCATATTCCTTCACTTTTATCTGACCGGAAATGCTATGGCTGGCGTGAACAAAGCTCAACTGACTGAAACCGACATCGTAACTAAATTTATTCTGCCTGCGGTCAAGAAGGCCGGATGGGATGACATGACGCAGATTCGCCAGGAGGTGAAGTTACGTGATGGCAAGGTAGTTGTGCGGGGTAAGCTGGCATCCCGTCAGAAAGTCAAATCAGCAGATATAGTGCTCTACCATAAGCCTGGCTTACCGCTGGCAGTCATCGAAGCGAAAGCAAACAAGCATGAAATCGGCAAAGGGATGCAGCAGGGACTGGGTTATGCCGCTTTGTTAGAGGTTCCTTTCGTCTTTGCCTCCAATGGTGATGGCTTCGTATTTCACGACAAAACGAACCACGATCAGTTGGAACGAGAGATTACACTTGAAGAATTCCCAACGCCTGCTGAGTTATGGGAGAAGCTCTGTCTCTGGAAAGGCTATACCGCCGCACAGCTGCCTGTAATTACGCAGGACTACTATGAAGACGGCTCCGGTAAATCGCCGCGTTATTATCAGCTTCAGGCAATCAATAAAACGCTTGAGGCTATCTCAGCAGGC
This DNA window, taken from Mixta gaviniae, encodes the following:
- the hhe gene encoding DUF4011 domain-containing anti-phage protein Hhe, which encodes MAEHSSSIDDESQGYILKSLEDMRRKLLDLTSRNRLLNFPVNQKHSSLRIINELPDQLFQTLRSEQVMQFAPVPDPTKAQLQQFGYLEKNASSAEEKATKPLPDAKTWAGKLGINTSYELLSSAQNNISSEDYELVIKARDVILEHLQENGGSLAGIRSTEANSNLPGEHLDSLLTRLGYKDIGEFERDTKAGKPLRKPSVHASLTDDQIQTLYYPAELEAVLRSIHGKAQVAIEETGAGILYLSLGFLEWYESEDSDKARLAPLFTVPVTLEKGKLDPQAGLYRYHLRYTGEDIIPNLSLHEKLQGDFGIALPSLDDEMLPETYFKQIQAIIEKNKPRWKVRRYGALSLLNFSKMLMYLDLDPERWPQGSKNLLNHEVIKRLFTSQAGNNSNTGSLSREYSIDTLDNIHEKFPLIYDADSSQHSALIDAVNGENLVIEGPPGTGKSQTITNLIAAAMLNGKKVLFVAEKLAALEVVKHRLDKAGLGDFCLELHSHKSHKRKVLEDIQKRLHNPSLQKTPAQIDAEISRYEDLKSQLNSYAQEINEIWRHTELTVHQILTGATRYRRELGIDPTQLHIENLSGQKLNRVAQLRLRDQIKEFKDVVVEFRQQVGEQAELLEHPWYGINNVDIQLFDSDRIVSVLNEWNVALISWQQALSDFLNQYSIVTANHDEMSWQTQLVELSGRLPDLPAEADFQAYSRLDDNKVEHLKNWLMDFNVVQADYRHMADYLMPEKLRLLEEGTFAPDFPNIAKTFGLDSVTTLADVVRLIRSLEQMYVSFEADREHLSALLESLPSSVSERFPVTQQGFSQIATFIYVAFELPGDLVKYRHERFDDDGIELLIEELSQRLASLHTLRDQLKSRFVLNKVTDDEQLKTIESSLKDSGLFSWLSGSWRQAKNTLVGLSSEPNTKWKTLYDELPKLRQYAQELTEFEARNFSQIFGELYQGLETEPNQMRQLRDWYSKVRSVWGIGFGANVAIGSALLTLDSQIFKGIQQLKHQGVDTQISQHLTKLKEFEETIPSNVLFPENVQTLAGNTNIFSPLIANLKDALFPIQQWFTAEQLTLETVNEKIVILHQIQEKQRILGEDMLPGDIFAIANEMAFGASKDNTRLLNVMSETITFTEKMREKTHNSDLADAIKNLSGGDEYRSLQQHFHALEHKWQIQTDRQMNFAQETQLDIVQWQQRCQDRLSALIERNKEAISKPRWLNGWLNFTRVSKAIESNGLQRIRDAIMSHTLAIEQIDTGLQVAIFDQLAREVASERPHLLRVSGNSRSAMQKTFRDYDKALQKLQRERIAAVIASNPVPQGASGGRKADYTEMALIRNETGKKTRHVPIRQLINRAGRALLQLKPCFMMGPMSAANYLQPGDIEFDLVVMDEASQVKPEDALGVIARGKQIVVVGDPKQLPPTSFFDRAGIDDDDEDTAAVSQTDSILDASLPLFKMRRLRWHYRSQHESLIAYSNRHFYNSDLVVFPSPNAHAPEYGVKFSFVKNGRFITQHNIEEARVIAKAVALHAIHSPEESLGIVAMNSKQREQIERAIDEMCREDSQADAAIDRLRTKSDALFVKNLENVQGDERDVIFISFTYGPGEADGKVYQRFGPINSDVGWRRLNVLFTRSKKRMHVFSSMRAEDVQVTETSKRGVQALRGFLHFAEKGNMDGLSQITGKAPDSDFEVAVITALENAGFRCEPQVGVAGFFIDIAVRDPGKQGRYLMGIECDGATYHSAKSARDRDRLRQDVLEGLGWRIRRIWSTDWFSNPEEVLEPIIRELHQLKTTVPEHEYSEEQAIEQLVVEEHEASANVTAFSDSAEPLRLRLERFAREVIDIECPYIADESKLLRPAMIEALVEHQPLSRSEFVERIPKYLREATESKMSKTYLDRVLSIIDGEGSE